The Marispirochaeta aestuarii genome contains the following window.
ATTGTGTTCCAGGTACCTCGGTATTTTTCTGTGTCCGTAAAGTCCTCATCCGGTTGAAGGTGCTGGTATAATCCAAGCACACCCTCCATGTCCTGTCCCCGTGCTTCCCGTATCAGCACTGGTGCTGTTCCTTTTCCGGGTAGATCGGATTGATCTTGAGAGCGAAGAAACAGTTCACCGGTTTTTCGTGGAGTATCTTCTTTTCGATAATTGTAAAGCCCAGGTTTTGCAGTCTGCTCTCAAATTGTTTCACCGTCAGGAATTCCATGGGCGGAATCAGGCGGATTTTTGACAGGAGACGCAGGAGGAAGCTCTGCACTGTTTTTTGTTCTCCCAGGCAGTCGCTGGCACACAGCAGCATTCCCGCCGGCCACAGGAGTTTCCTGATCCTGGACAAAGCTGCATCAAGGTCTGAGGTAAAGTGCAGCACATTGAAGGCAAAGATTACATTGAACTTTCTGGGGTCCAGACGGGGATCGAAGATATCGGT
Protein-coding sequences here:
- a CDS encoding class I SAM-dependent DNA methyltransferase; the encoded protein is MKSWQKFWDRMASHYDVQVDKIYRRAYRDTVELSKKYLDQNQTALDMGCGTGITTVELAPWVKKILAIDISGKMIDAARTKVQKLDRAAVDFMKTDIFDPRLDPRKFNVIFAFNVLHFTSDLDAALSRIRKLLWPAGMLLCASDCLGEQKTVQSFLLRLLSKIRLIPPMEFLTVKQFESRLQNLGFTIIEKKILHEKPVNCFFALKINPIYPEKEQHQC